In Fragaria vesca subsp. vesca linkage group LG5, FraVesHawaii_1.0, whole genome shotgun sequence, the genomic stretch AATTTGATGATCAGTGTTGGAGTTTTTGTACCTAATCATGTCGGCATCTCTGCATTCTGAAACTTGAATATTGTTGAAGATGACTGAATATATATATTGCGTGGCATGATATGTAAAATTTGTCTACATCAGATGATTCATATATTTACACTTATTCACTTGACTGGAAGGAGTCTGCAGAGATATAAATGGTGATCCTTTTCGTGTTTCCTCATGCAGGTGAATAAGTCTGGCCTGCAATGTAAGCTTAAATTGGAGGGAAGTTGGGGATCACATACATTATTGGTGCATTGTTGTTGTTTTCTTGATCTGTCTTAACTTAGACCCTGTGAAGAATGGTTGTTTCCTTTTTCTTTCCTGTCAGAGGTAAAGTTCAGATGCTGGGCTTTGACTTTTATGTAGATTATCTTGCTTGTTAGCTTCCAATTATTGAAAGAGATATGGCTTGAGCTATGCCTAGACAAATCAAAATAAAATTCTCTCATCGTTGATGATGTTTAAGACATGGATCATAGATCTCTTATAATGCTACAGTGATCATGAGAAGCTGTTAACTTTTCCAGTTTTCAACAGAGTAAATGTGTACTTTGTTACATTATGGTTATCCCTGGGTCTTCTTGTGCATCTTCATGTTTTTTTTTTTCGGAGTGACTATCAACTTCAAGGGATGATTGGACTAAGGAGTTGTCACTGCTTGTGCTGGCTTCGTTTCTTTTGTATCAACTTCTACATGCATTTGTAAGACTTTTTTTGCGTAAAGATATTTTGGCAAAACCTTTTCTTCCCGACTTGAGTCATCTCATCATCTCATGTATCAGGGAGAAAATATCTCTGAACCTAGCTCATTAGTGACCTTTCGGCACAAGTGCTGGACAACAGCCTTGGTCAAACTTGTGGACAACCTTTGGCAACATGTAAAGTCTTCCTGAATTACGATACTTCCATCATCTGAAGGGTTCCTAAAAGTTATTCGTGTGAAAAGAACGTGATCTGTAGTCTTTCCTCAATATTTCTGATCACACCCCAACTAATATCTTTTGCTTCTGTAAACGAGTATGAAACACACTTGCTCGCCGCTTTGGTCAATTATGCACAGATTGTCATTGTCCAGTGTCCACAAATTAAAAGAAGCAAAACCCCATATCGCCGGAACACCTTAAAGGCTTAAAGGTGTACAAGAGCATTGTCAAAAGGCTTAAAGGCTTAAAGCAACGGCATTTCATGAACAGTCATTCAACATTTCTGGATGAAACTGATTGCTAATAGCATTGTGAGCTATGTTAAAGACTGCATTCGGTTTTTTCATGCACAAGAGCTTCTGCTTTTTAACACAGTTGTACCTGCTTCGAATTTTCCAGAACTAGCTATGAGTATTGAGACAGAGACATGTAAGACGATCGAGCTACCAAGTTATATACTTCATTTATTGTAAAGCACGCCATATATATATGATATATCATAGAATATGATATATCATCCTATGATATATGGGCCATGCATGCATACATCAATCAATCGGTCAGTCCAATTTTGCCACAAAACAAGCAGAATTGGGAGTTGATCATGATCAGTCCCTAGTAAATGCAGCACTGTTATTTTTTGAGGTGCTGCTGCTGCTGGTAGTGAGGTGCATTCGAAGCCGTAGTAGTAGAACTAGTCCCCATTCCCGTCTGGAACGAGGTTCTCTTAACGAATCGACCTTTCATTCTAGGCCTCTTCTCTGCGTTGAGCTTCCTCACTTCGTATCTAATCTTCTTTGAAAACAATCGTGTCCTCCGTTTCTCTCTGTACCTTGATACTCTTGCTTCTCTTCCTGGCCGCTGCTCAGTATCGCCTCTCATTCCCATCCTGTGAGCTGCTGCACTACTATCTCCATGTCCTTGCAAATTCATAATCTGATTTGTGCCCCATACGCCCTGCAACATAATTGATGTTTATAACCAAGTTAATCACATTGTCTAATTGATGTTTATACGCCCTTGAAAATGATTAACATCAGCTAAATCATGAAAAATCACCAGATAATTGAGACTGCATGTAAATCTAGGAATCTAAACTTCTTCGTATCAATTGTAATGTTACCATATGCTTAGTTCTAAAACGCTACATATGTAAATATGTATTGACACTTGATTCAAGCACATGATTTTCTTTTGTACCAGAAATCACATGCACTATATGAACACATGTACCGCCTAATGAGTGATTGAACGAACACATTTTGTTTTGTAGTAGCTAGAACACAAAATAATAGTAAGACAACAAAATAGAGACAAGGAGATTAGTTTTGATTATTACCATGCAGTCGGGCCAGCCATCGTCGGGGTTGAGCTCCGGCTTAACTCCGGTGGTCCACGGAGAGCCTTTGCTTGCCCAGGCACTGATGACTGCCTCATGATTCAGCCTCAAACATATCTTCTTCCTCTTCTTCTCAGCCTCCATGAGCACCGCTACCTTGTCCTCCTCCTCCTGATCAGTACTAGTACTTCCCCCAAGCAACACCGCAGCTGACTCATCATCATAATCCAAGTTCCAATCCAGCATTGAAGGATTGAATTCACATTCCATTCCTTGATCTTCCTCTTCAATCTTCACTAGCTTCCTCTCTTCAATGCCAATACAAACATCCATGCCATAGTCCTCTTCTTCTTTCGTTTCATCCAGTAGTCCCAACCCCTTGATGTCACTGCAGTCCTCATCAAGTCCCTTCCCAAGCATGTTCTCAACATCAGCAGCAAACTCCGCGAGCTCCATATCCGAAGGTAGAATTAGCCCCTGAAAGTTATCCAACTCGTCGCAGGGGCTAGTGCTACTAGTCCGAGCTCCATAATCTTCATGACCCATTTTTACCTTATGATGATCAATATTTGTCATGTTATTGCAAAGCTCACCTTCAAAAGGATCAAATATGGGGACTCTATAAAGCAGCTGCTCAAGATCTTCACTCTCATGATCATCCTCTAGGCAACAGTAGTCAACTTCTTCACTCCCAATCTCCGGCACAAAAGGCATAGACTGCCCTAGAGCCTTCCCCGCTTCATCTTTGCCGCTCTTATGATTCCCATGGCCTCGGGGAGTCCGTGCCTTGCGCGTCACGCCCTGCTGCCAAGCTGGGACCGGAGGTTCAATTGCCAAGTGATCACTGACCTTGTGAGATGAAGACTTGAGACGGACCCTCTCGTGTCTGCTGGCCAAGAGGTTCGCCGAGTGTACAGAAGCATCGCA encodes the following:
- the LOC101297445 gene encoding zinc finger protein CONSTANS-LIKE 16-like — encoded protein: MITEKKAANAMGGNTARACDSCLVKRARWFCGADDAFLCQRCDASVHSANLLASRHERVRLKSSSHKVSDHLAIEPPVPAWQQGVTRKARTPRGHGNHKSGKDEAGKALGQSMPFVPEIGSEEVDYCCLEDDHESEDLEQLLYRVPIFDPFEGELCNNMTNIDHHKVKMGHEDYGARTSSTSPCDELDNFQGLILPSDMELAEFAADVENMLGKGLDEDCSDIKGLGLLDETKEEEDYGMDVCIGIEERKLVKIEEEDQGMECEFNPSMLDWNLDYDDESAAVLLGGSTSTDQEEEDKVAVLMEAEKKRKKICLRLNHEAVISAWASKGSPWTTGVKPELNPDDGWPDCMGVWGTNQIMNLQGHGDSSAAAHRMGMRGDTEQRPGREARVSRYREKRRTRLFSKKIRYEVRKLNAEKRPRMKGRFVKRTSFQTGMGTSSTTTASNAPHYQQQQHLKK